The Odocoileus virginianus isolate 20LAN1187 ecotype Illinois chromosome 24, Ovbor_1.2, whole genome shotgun sequence nucleotide sequence GCCCTCCTTAGAAGATGGGGATGTTAATGGTCATCTTGTAGGATTTtcgtaagaattaaatgagaagcctggtagacacTGAGAATGAATGTTTGGTCTTATTATCAAGCCCGCTTCCTTGGATCTTTCCAGAGGTCTTTCTGTCTTCCTGCATTTAaatgcgatttttttttttttttttttcactagcaCAGACCAAAAGGTCAGAGTTCCAGAGCCAAGTATTACTCATGGAGCATCCACCACAGAGGGCCTTGTATTTGCTGCTTATATAATAGAGTGTTTATTATATtctctcaattttattttattctgttttgtgtAAATGTTGACTAGCAAATAATGATTGCTTCCAATCAGATAGTTCCTTGAATAATCAATCATATATCACCTTTACAAAGGTATGATAAATTAATTACTGACAGgaaatcatgttttttaaaagatataaaattggATTCTGAATGCTTCATGTAGTTCTCTGAGTTTGTTAAAAATTATCCATATTTTTCAGAGAGATAAAATTAGCCCCAGTTTTGAGAAATATAACAGCATTTAAGAATTCAATTAGATGATCCCTTCAGGCTaataataagcaaatgaaaactaGAGCACCTACCATTTATGACCAAAATCATAAAAGGAACCACAATGCTAGATGCATGGCTTTAAGActgaattttataaaacaaaatttcatcGGCTTATTTCATTCCTAAGGCTGAGAATTcagagtatttaaaaaaagaagaaaaaaaaggtctGTTTATTTCTCTTGTTACATAATTATGACAAAGACAAAATCATCTTTTGCAACCTTCTCAGGTTCCCCACaacaaatgaatttattcttTCAGCAGACATAAAGTTACCAGTAAGattataaatgggcttcccaggtggcactagtggtaaaaaacccgcctgccaatgcagaagacgcgagacacaggtttgatatttcagtcaggaagatcccctggagtaggaagtgacaacctgttccagtattcttgcctggagaattccatggacagaggagcctggtgggctacagtccatggggccacaaagaatcggacacggtTGAGTGATTGAACACAGAAGATTATAAATGACATTCTCTTGATTCTTCACAGTTTTTCTGTATCTTCCACTTTTCCTACAAGGAGTACATAGTACTTTTAGGATGAGGAAGAAAGGTTCTTAGttgctacttttatttttgtttctcaatGAAAAACCAGGGCTGTGTTTTTGGGGTAGGGGACCAGGCTCCCTTACAAAGGCTGGTCTAAGAATGTGTTGTGAGAGGAAAGGATTCACAGCTGCTGGGAATTGATACAACCAAGAATGTTGAATTGCAAACCTGGGAATGGGGATGACTGGCCAATAAGAAATATGTAAGTGACTACATGTGCCTAATCCTAACGTGGCTTGTGAGCGACAGCAGCTCTCATGTATTGCTAAAATTCTCAGATTAACAGACAGCACCCAGCACTTAGCAGACGCTCAGGAAATATTTGCCAGATAAATGACAGCCGTGCTAAGAGGGGACAGCAATTATAGCACCTCAAATCAGGGGAAATCAGAGTCACTTCCTGCCCGAGAAGTCAGAAGAGTGTTAGCTCTCTGAAACtgaactgttagtcgctcagtcgtgtccagctctttgcgaccccatagactgcagcccgccaggcccctctgtccatgggattctccaggcaagaatactggagtgggttgccatttcttcctccagtggatcttcccaacccaaggtttgaacctaggtgtcctgcattacaggcagattctttcctgcctgagccactagggaaactaGAGTTGCTGAATATTAAGTTGGAGTCACAAAGAAGAAATACTGATGCACATGACTTAATCGTCAATAACTTGAAACAACGATCAGATCTCACTGTAATTTTTCTTGTCACAAAAGCAttgcagagaaatagaaaatgcagatgagaagaaaaaatttaaaaccactGTTATAAGTATATACTCTTTCAGACGATCTTCTATACATATGGataattcatatacatgtatattttcttttgtaaaaagtgGAAGAACACTTTCTGGTAATTTTTTGTTATGTCACAAGAGATATTTCTCTTTTACGTTATTTTTAATGACAATACAGCACAATGCCGGATGGATGCACAATCATTTATTCACCCACATCCTAGTTGGACATTAAGGatgaatctttgtttttttttcctttgagaaatgaTGCTGCCCCTTTGTGATTGAATACTTAATAAATTAAAGTGATGTCTTTGACTATAGGCAACTTGCTCTTAGTTACTTTTCCTGAAACAGCAATGACTGACATCACTGGGGAAAAAGAGGAGTTTGTGTTTACCCAGTGCAGTGATAACTGACCCAGAGGAAGGAACAAAACCCAGATGGGCTCTAACTGGTTAGTGCCTCTGTTCTAATTATCTGTCTTCCTGGGGCCTGGGCAACAGCAGATCAGAAAATCAGATTCATGTTTTGAAGTTAAAAGGAACTTAAGAAATCATTTTTGTCATATCCTTAATTGATTCTTAGGTTTTATGGAGAGATGAAAGCATTTTTGCCCAGGACTAGAACTTAGATTTTCTCAACTCAGAAAGCTGCTAGTTTTCTGTAATCTCACAGTGGCTTGACACTTTCATAATTAAAGACCCTGAATAAGTAGAACTTTGGGTCTCAAGGTTGACAATAGCAGGAGCAGACGGCCCATGTTTAAGCTCAAGTGCAAGAAAACCAACTATGTATAACTTTCAAAGGGATGATCCCAACTGGTTCTACAACCTTTAGCTAGAATACCCCATCCAAACTTGAAAACAGTATGCTAAGTGAacgaagccagacacaaaggccacatcttgtatgattccatttatgcgaaatgttcagaataggcaaatccatggtgacagaaagtaaattagtggttgccaggggctgggaggagggaaatgggagtGACCGCTTACTGGGTCCAGGGATTCCTTTCGGGAGTAATGGAATTATTCTAGAATTAGACACTGTTAAACACACAACAGTATATTTTCGAATGGTCAAAATGATGAATTTTGCTTATGCAAATTTTATCTCAACTAAATGAAAAAcaacattaacaacaacaaaaattctatCCAGTCCATGTCAGTGAAGACAGGCGATAGAACAGATGGGGGTCAGGGGgtactggtggttcagtggttgggactctgtgctttcactgcaaggggcatgggttgatccctggttggggaaataagatcctgcatgctttgCAACCTGTCCCCacctcagcccccaccccaccccccaaataaaGGGAGGAGCAAATGGATAAGTGGTGATTGCTTAAATAGTTGCCCCACTGTGGGCTTTCCCTGGGGAAGGCATGTGGGTACCTGCTGCATGTTCCATCCCCACTCCCTGCCCGATTACTAGCTTAGGGAGATCCAAAGAACCCAGCCAACCCAGCCACAAGGTGACCCATGCCACCTGGAGTTCAGAGCACAGGGGTTGGAGCTCGAATCTGCATACAGCCAGAAGCACAATATTAGGTTCAAGATCTGGTTCAATCACAAATCTTGGAGAATTTACAAAAACCAACTGGAGCAGGCCAAAAGGTTGTGGAGCGGTGTGCACTTGCAGAGCTGGTGGGCAACGTTCTGTGTTTTCTGTGACCTAAGCTGCAGTCACGTTGCAAAATCCCTACCAAGAGGGCTGTCCCTAGAGTGTTCTTTCAGCAGAAAGCTGCCACTTGCTATAATCAGGCCCCTGCAGAGCTAGATACTCTTGTGAGCTGTCCCTGAAAACCACTCAAAAGTCCTctcaggttaaaaagaaaaagagcaactctattattattattttaatttttaggccACACCAGGCAgcatatgggaccttagttccctgacccagcgatcaaacccacaccccctggattggaagacagagtcttaaccacgtCATCACCAGGAAAGTAAAAAAAGAGGCAACTTTAGCTTAGTGTCCCAACTATACCTGATCACAGGATGTGTGctggaattaaatgagatacagGATGTGAAAGCCCCTATTAGCATATAAAGTTCTATCAAAGTGTTCATGATTAGTAAAAATGACTCCAAATTATCAAATTAGCCCTATAACAACTTTTTTGTCTCCTAGCTCTAATTCCATAAGTCTTTGATTACAACCTGAGAAATTCTAGAAATCACAGGGGTAGAAGACCCCTGAGATTTCATTTACTCAAATCCCTGCCTCCAGGCAGGAGTTACTTCCAACCCCAGCCAAAGGACCATACAGGCTAGATTCAGAATCCCATCAAATGTCAACCCACTTTCTCCTATCCTGGAGTCATtactggtcaaaaaaaaaaaaaaaaaaaacaacaaaaaacaaaactgatagaTTGTGCCATGTAGAAAagaccagaaaaatatctatctgTCCTATTTTAAACTCCTGAGAAGGCAACTCAACCATCTGTCTTGGCAACCCATTCTAAGCTGGAACCACCCTGTCAAAAACATCTCTTTTGGTTTAATCTAAATACTTCAAATGGAGCCTCAAGCTAATTTTGTCCCAttccattttcaaataatttggaACACagttgtttaccatctgagttataGGATTATACAATATCACAGGGTTTTGATGAACaataaataatgcatataaaacacAGAGCTCATATCTGACACATAGTAATagctcaatacatatttgtttattattactATCACATATACTAGGATTCTTGTTTCAAGTGACATGAAACGCAACTCAAAATAattgaggaagaagaagaggaagaagaagaaaggaaaaagaaaaagggatgtGGGTGTAGAATGTAATTAGAAGGGAAATAAAATTGTTCAGTGGCCTTCAGGCACTACTGGATCCAGGACTCAAATAATGTTCACAGgactcctctttccctctctttacAAGCATCTGAAATATAGACAGCCGGAGGGCAATGAGTAGATTCACACTGCCTAGGATAGGTTCCTCATTCACCAGTTAATTCATCAAAAATTCCTTCAAAGACAAGTAAGTGGCAAGCACAGTTCTAGAAACTAAGAACAGAGCAGTGTTCAAGATAAAACATTTCACCCTTGTGGAATATACCTTCTAGTGGAAAGGGTGGATCTGGTAGAAGAAGGGATTCCAGAAAGATAAAATGTTATCCTCCACAAAGGAAGTTCCCACCTTATACCATCATTAAGATCAACTGTTGGCTTTCTCTCACCAAGTCAAGTAAACCatccttttcaaaattttttcctcTTGGTAAATGTGCAGAATCCCCCAAATCAGGTCTTCAAATGGGTAAATAAACTTGCCTGGGGATTCTGAGTGCATTTAGTTAATTTAGGCTCTGTAATCTTTGCACAAAGTTTCTAAGATGTGCCTGCAGCTCTAATAACATAACATTCTGCTTCCATTTTCAAAAGCTACTTTTCTTTTTAGACCATTTTTGTTTGAAATACAGGTCTTTCtcccatcttcattttttttcccctttgaataGGATGTTATTTAGTAAAATACTGCAAAAGCCTGGTCATCTATTAGTCGTTTAAAAAGTGTTCCTCTGGGtaattttaatctatttctctgtgttaatcATTCTAACTGTAAAAATGAAGCCCTGGACACTAAGATTTTTTTGAGAACCCAAAGAAATGTGGCCTAAACTTTAGAAAATCTCAACCTCCGCCTTTCCCCTGGGAACTTGCAGTAAGAAATGTTTCCTGAAGCATTTCAGACTGTATTGTGATAAACTTCAACTTTTCAGAAAACCAAAACCATCTGAATCAAGCTGCTCTCACCTGAAAAACCTCAATTTACCAGGGCTATTTCAGATTCATTCCACAAACAGCCTAGCTGAATTAGTGATGCACACAATTCTATTTACATTTGACGCTGGCCTAACAGATCTGTGCCACCACGTGAATCCATTCATTGACAATGTAGAAATCAACGCGCAGTAAACTCAAGGTGACTCAAGTGTGTGTGTAGCGGGGCCAGGAGTTGGTCGTCTACGTCACTGCTTCTATAAGTACTATTACAAGTTATGTGCCCTGCCCCTAACTGTTTTTTTCTAATGGTGCGTTTCAATGTCCCTGTCCCTTCTGCTTGGGTTAGTATCTCTTGTCAGGGCAGTAATTTAGTTCTTTAAATCCGGATATAATGTATAAATGGGTCATTTGGCTCAGTTAAACCCCATCATTAAAATTGATCTCCGAATTAgacaaaaatggatttttaatcGAAAAGCTCATCAGCTCCACCCCCTATCCTCTCACTTTGCCCGGCCTTGTCCACCTGGTCTCGCACCTTTCCTAGACTGCCTCTTGGGAAAGGATGAAGAACCTCGGCAGACACCCCTCCCAGGATCAGTAGTCCGGCGCGAACACATtttggaaaaaacagaaaacaaaaaacggCTGGCTTTGGgttgttttggtgtttttttttttttttttttttttgcttttaagctTAATACTCTTATCTTTGCCTTCCAGGCGGAAGGTCAGCTCCAACCCTTCTTTCCTGCGCTTCTCCTTCGCGAATGGGGCACGATCCCTGATGCTTCCTCCCGAGTTAGGAAAGGGACCGAACTTCCCCAGGAGGTGCGCAGCGTCTCCGCGGCGCTTTCGTGGTTCCGTCCCCCCAGTAGGAGACCCTGTTGCACCGGAGGGAACGCGCCGGATTTTTCTGCTTACCCCCCGCCCCGCTTATGAGGGCGGAGACCGAAGCCGGCTTCGGTGTTTGTTTTGCAACCCTGTAAAACCCACTGCACGTAGCGCTGTGCGAGGCCCCTGGGCCTTCGCCCAAAGAAAGGTAGCGATAAGAGGTCGAGGGGCTCAGCGGACTCGGTGGGAGAAAGACGCGACCCACGCGGTCGCGACACGTGGGTCTTCAAGGCTGCGACCTCTCGCTCCCGGGCTAGGCGTGTCTCTTAACCTCCCTCGACCCCACCAGCACGCGGGTCGGGGCTGGGCTCGCGGATGCGGTTGGCAGCAGTGCGCGAGCGCGTCCTCACCCCGGGGGGGCGCGAGCCCGGCCTCCGGTGTGGGTCCCCAGCTCCGCCGCGTAGCCGCTCTCCCGGACCCAGAGGGGCAGGAAGAGGGCGGCGGCGGGGCCGCGGGGTGGGGGTGCGCCGGCCGCCGCTCGGATTGGCTGCACCGTCGCCCCCTCCCCGCGCCGCGCGCCCCCCGCCGCGCGCCCAGCCGGCTCCCGCCGGTAGCCCGGGAGCAGGTTCGCGCTCGAGGAGGACGCGCAGGGGCGGGACTGGTCTCCCCGCCCCGCACCCGACCCCGAGCGCGCGGGGATAAAACCCGGCCGGTGGCGCCGGGGAGCCGGGGCCCTGCTGCCTCCCGTGAGCGGAGAGGCGGGGCCGGGTCCGATCCGCTTCCCGCGCCCCCGTCCCTCGGACCCGGCTCCAGGAGCCAGGCGCCCCGCGCGTGGGCACGCGACGACCGGATCGCCCAGGCGGTACCTTCAGCCGAGCAATGAAGAGAGCCCGGGAGAACCAACCGGAGCCGGTCGAGACGTTTCCTGCGGCcggggttgctgctgctgccgccgaaGCGGCGGCTTGAAACTCCCCAAAGTTGCGAGCCAGCGAGAGGCTGCCGCCCGCCGGGAGCAAAAGGGAAAGGAACTCCTAAGATGCCGGAgtgacagacagagacagacggACGCACAGACCTGCAGTAGACACCACGTCGGCGGCCTATCCCCGGAGCCCGTGAGACGTCCCAGCTCTGTGAGTTGCTTTCTGGACGGGTGGCTTGCTAAGTATTTCCCTGTAATTGTTTATAAGACGCGTTTGTGTATTTTTGTGTCTCCTggagagagtaaaaaaaaaaccaaaaaaccaaacgCAACAACAACGCAGGGTGCACCTTAAAAAACAGTTGAGTTTCTGATATTGAGAAGGTTGTGCCGATAGAGTGGAACTATAAATGCCTGTAAGCAGGAGTAACCCAGGAAAAATTGGCATCTAACATAGACTCCCCAGTGTGAAAAAACCCTCCTTTTCAAAAGTTATTGGAAAGAAAGCCAGATATTACTCTTAAGGGTTAACTAGTGCtagtgaatcttttttttttttttttttttaaacccctcTTTAAATATTGATTGTTTACCAGGTTCACTGGTGGGAGGCTGAGCTGGTGGAAAAGGCGCCTGGAAGAGACTCAGAGGCGACCATAATGTCTTTACGTTTACACGCACTGCCCACCCTGCCTGGAGTTGTCAGACGGGGCTGCAAGGAACTGCTGTGTTTGTTGGTTATCACGGTGACTGTGAGCCGAGGCGCCTCCGGGGTGTGCCCCACCGCTTGCATCTGTGCCACTGACATCGTCAGCTGCACCAACAAAAATCTGTCCAGGGTGCCTGGGAACCTTTTCAGGCTGATCAAGAGACTGGATCTGAGTTACAACAGAATTGGGCTTCTGGATTCTGAGTGGATTCCAGTATCCTTGGTAAAGCTGAACACCCTCATTATTCGGCACAACAACATCACGAGCATTTCCACGGACAGTTTTTCCACCACTCCAAATCTGAAGTGTCTTGACTTGTCTTCCAACAAGCTGAAGACTGTGAAAAGTGCAGTGTTCCAAGAGCTGAAGGTTCTGGAAGTGCTTCTGCTTTACAACAATCACATTTCCTATCTGGATCCTTCAGCGTTTGGAGGGCTCTCCCAACTGCAAAAACTGTACTTAAGTGGAAACTTTCTCACGCAGTTTCCCATGGATTTGTATGTTGGAAGGTTCAAGCTGGCAGAACTGATGTTTCTAGATGTTTCTTATAACCGGATCTCCTCTCTGCCAATGCATCATATAAATTTAGTGCCAGGAAAGCAACTGAGAGGTATCTTCCTTCATGGAAACCCCTTTGTCTGTGACTGTTCCCTCTACTCCTTGCTGATTTTTTGGTACCGTAGGCACTTCAGCTCAGTGATGGATTTTAAGAATGATTATACCTGTCGCCTGTGGTCTGACACTAGGCACTTCCATCAGGTGCTTCTGCTCCAGGATAGCTTCCTGAACTGCTCTGACAGTATCATCAATGGTTCCTTCCGTGCCCTTGGCTTTATTCACGAGGCTCAGGTCGGGGAAAGGCTGATGGTCCACTGTGACGGCAAGACTGGTAGGGCAAATACCGATTTCATGTGGGTCGGTCCAGATAACAGAGTGCTGGGGCCCgacaaagagatggaaaacttCCATGTGTTTCCCAATGGAAGCCTGGTTATAGAAAGTCCTCGTTTTGAGGATGCTGGAGTGTATTCCTGTGTTGCAATGAATCGCCAACGTCTGTTAAATGAAACTGTGGATGTCACAATAAACGTGAGCAATTTCACCATAAACAAATCCCACGCGCACGAGGCATTTAACACAGCTTTTACCACGCTTGCAGCCTGCGTAGCCAGCACTGTTTTGGTCCTTCTGTACCTCTATCTGACACCGTGTCCCTGCAAGTGTAAACCCAAGAGACGAAAAAATATGCTAAACCAAAGCAATGTCCATGCATCTATTCTCACTCCCTGCCCTGATAGCGAGGCCGCCACCGATGAACGGAAGGCAGGGGCCGGGAAAAGAGTAGTGTTTCTGGAACCCTTGAAGGATACCGCAGCAGGGCAGAATGGGAAGGTCAGGCTCTTTCCCAGTGAAACGGTCATAGCTGAGGGCATCTTAAAGTCCACGAGGGTGAAATCCGACTCAGATTCGGTCAATTCAGTGTTTTCAGACACACCCTTTGTGGCGTCCACTTAATTTTGTGCCTGCATTTGTACTATGTAGTGATTGAATCTCTTTATATTCAACTTTGTGTGTGGTCTGCAAGAATAAACAGTAGGGCAGAAATGGGGTTGTTCTGTGttccagaaataaaaccaaagggTCTCTTTCACTGGTTCATAGGAAATGTGGTAAAGCACTTAGGTTCATGCCAGAGAAAGATGGAGTTGTATTTCAGAGTTTTAAGTTCTAGATAATACCTTCATCTTTAGCACCACTGATAATTTCAAAGCTGGCCTGGAGGCGACGTGACTGACATTGTCCTTTCACTCAggattcttgaaagaaaagctaaattTTAGGTATTAGAGATTTTACTAACTTATTGGGACCAAATTTGAGTTATGTTAAAGAaaagtgttcatttttaaaagatgcagaaGGAAAAACCAAGCAGCAGTTGTTTATAAAGCACAAAGTAAAGTTAGATTTGGGGATACTTCAGTTCATGTTATCATTGCAGACCAGAGTAAATAGACAGTCCTGCTCAAATCTGCTGAGCAGTCCTACATCGCATATGGTGTTAGATAAATAGTACAGTAAAGGTGCATTTGTTTGACTGTCTTCTTTCCATTCTGTACATCTCCTATCCTTGTACAAAAGATCTTATTGAAAGTTTAAAGCCATCATTATTTGTTGCCATAAATATGTAGGTGTCAATGCCAAAATGTCTGAGTGACTTCTTCAGCCTTTGTTCTAGGAGACTAGTATTTGTCtatatgcttgtgtgtgtataAGTCTCAAATTATATGAACTGTTAAAGAGATGCCACTATATTGTACTTTGGACATTTGAATTAATGTAAATACATGTGTTCTGTGACTTGatgttctgttttatttggctatttaaaaatataaatctaagATGTTTTATGTGATCTGATTGTGCTGCTTTGTGTTAAGCACCATGTATTGCAAATTACTCTCCAAATTTCTTATACAGTATAGAggttttttaaagaggaaaaaaggctATGGAGTGTCCTACCCAGTGTATACCTTCAGTATCCCATTTTACCTGATACCATTATGCACTTCAGCCAGGTTTGAATGTCACTTAAGCTCTGAATTCGGTACATGTAGGAGCCTCCTTATTCCCATCTCTACTGTGAGATAATCAACTACCCACTTTGGACCTAGGTTTTCTCAGCTATGAAATTGAGATTTCAGAGGTTCTTTCCCACCCTGGAAGTGATGACTTCCCGGTGGTCTTAGCTCCATCACAGACTTGCACTGGTTTTCGGAAAATACACCACGTACTGATAGAGGACAGGAATGGGATTAGGACAGACTAGCGTAGTACTAGCCTAGGTCTGAAGGACTATGATTTTGGATTATCAAGTCCAGCTGCTTTACTTTCTCAGGGATAAATGAAACCCAGAGAGGGCTGTGGGTTGTCTAAGGCCACAGGAGTTAGTGACAGGGATTCAAGGAGAGCTCAGTTTCCAGGTTCTTCCTGGTGAAGATAAGAGAGTAAAAAAGTGGCTATTTTTAATGATAAGGATGGTGAAGTAGCCAAAGAATGAGGCAAAACAGTGGTCAGAAAATGACAAAGGAGAATGAATCAGGGATGTGTTGTCACCGGGGCTGAGAGAGAAGATAATTAAAAGATGGAGGTAGGCCACAATAATAAGTATTTGGAGAACTGGAGAATGAGATGAGGAGGGAAGACTGACTTTGGTAATGGTGGTTTTGGGGGAACAGTGGATCCTTGGTGACAGCTTGATAAGTGCCAAGCCAAGCACCTAGTGGCAGATACTGGTCAACTGTGGGTTAAGGAGTGGGTGAGTAGTGAGGATGTGTGCATAGGAAATAGGATAGGATGTTACCTGTTGCTCAGTTGACTTGACAGTTCCTTATTGCCTAGTTGATGTTGAAAACACTGCCTCTACCTTCTAAACATAGACCTCACCTGTTAGATAAGATCCTTCAGTCCCAAGGATATTACAGGAAAACATTTTGTTCCAGTTCCTGCCATTTAAGCAATTAGGAAGAATTCTGTGATTGTGTGACTCTTAAAATTGTTACTCTTTCTTCATTCATATTTGGATGAAGAGATGCTGTGGTTTATTCAGGGTAACACAGGGAGTCAGGACACAGGGAAACTCGTGAACCACAGACACTTCAGGAGGGGGAAGGGCTGCCTCCAGGGGCCATAATCCCCAGGATGCTGAGTGTGAAAGAACATGACCAGCAGTGGGGATGCAGAAGACCTCTGAGTTCAGCCTTTTCTGGGCCAGATCTCTAGGGTCTTTCAACTCTCAAACCCTTGATCCTAGGAAATGCATGTTGCCTTTGGCAAGGGACCATGGTCAGTGCTGGCAGTGGGGAGTTTGGAGAGCCTGATTTTGGCTGGTCCTAATCCTGATTCTTGGTTAAAGGATGAGCTGAATTGAGATCAAAACTAACATATTTACAACTCAAAaaaacatgcatatatacatatacatgtgtatatatatggatgtatgtatgtaaaactgaatcaccttgctgtcatctgaaactaacacaacactgtaaatgagctatatttcaataaaaaataatgcaaaagcaAATCCTGAATGCTGCAAAGCAAAGCTTTGTTTTGGACTGAAATATGGAGGCATGGTGATGTAAAAGCATAGAACTGAATGCTATGCTGTGACATTTTAACTTCTTaagtgtatcttttcttttttgagggggtggggagggtagaagcctcggggcttcccaggtggcactggtggtaaagaacctgcctgccaatgcaggagacatgagactcaggtttgatccctgggtcaggaaaatcccctggagcagggcatggcaacccactctagtattcttgcctggagaatcccatggacagagaagcctggtgggctctagtctatagggttgcaaagagtcaggcatgactgacaAGACATAGCATGCACATAGAAGCCTGAtcacatgtattttaaatgtagGAACAGAAGTGATTTGTGCATTATAAATTTGTTTCACTCaaaacttttatataattttccttccaagtaaTAATTTGGATTTATGTACCTGGGTTATTCTTTTAAGGTACTTAGTATTTTTTATTACTCAGTTATGAGAGAAGTGAATACTCtggaaaaatcaaacaaagatCACATATGTGAAATTTTCCTGGGCTTACAATATTTTTTCACTATAATTATAAGATACTAAGTTGATGATAACACTCTCTATTAACCAtgagttacattttaaaatatactttcaagACCTATTATCTGAACTAATGCCCTAAAACATTAATTTATAGTCAACTTCTGCATGAATCCCCACTGTTTGGCTTAGAGagatttaaatgtgtttatttttagctTTAGTTACTTGATTTATTTgcctggaaaacatttttttttgtttgttttgtttttcatttctctaaataaacctttttctaaaatgttaatcAGAAGGGACGTAGGTGAAACTTACAGGGGTGGAGACATAAGAGGGACAAGAAGATACGCTGTCAGTCCAGATTCTAAGAAGACATCTGATTTGGATCATCCTGCTAAGCGCTGTTAAAACAGTATACAGCCTAAACACCCTCCAATATTGCTGGCTTCTCCTTGGCCATGACTGCTGCTTGCTGATTgtcaccttttaatttcatctgctTTACTGAGCAGCAAGTAGGTCTAAATCAGAGCATCACTATGGGATCACAGGAGAAAGTTAGATAAACAGGGGTTTCTAGTAGCTACCCTCTGTACACTTCCCAACCAGAAGTTCTGGTTCAGGCCATCTAGGGTAAGGCCTGcatgtgattatttttttccccctaaataatTATGCTTCTACTTATTTTGTTGAAACATACTGCTCCACTGTGCCCCCTCCCCAAAATGAGGCTGTAGCAAATTTTGTGTTTGGGGCTAGGtcaaaatacattattattacttGCTAATAGATTtgttaataaaaagaagaattaGTGCACATAAATTCTAATATGTTGGGAAAATGAAA carries:
- the AMIGO2 gene encoding amphoterin-induced protein 2, producing the protein MSLRLHALPTLPGVVRRGCKELLCLLVITVTVSRGASGVCPTACICATDIVSCTNKNLSRVPGNLFRLIKRLDLSYNRIGLLDSEWIPVSLVKLNTLIIRHNNITSISTDSFSTTPNLKCLDLSSNKLKTVKSAVFQELKVLEVLLLYNNHISYLDPSAFGGLSQLQKLYLSGNFLTQFPMDLYVGRFKLAELMFLDVSYNRISSLPMHHINLVPGKQLRGIFLHGNPFVCDCSLYSLLIFWYRRHFSSVMDFKNDYTCRLWSDTRHFHQVLLLQDSFLNCSDSIINGSFRALGFIHEAQVGERLMVHCDGKTGRANTDFMWVGPDNRVLGPDKEMENFHVFPNGSLVIESPRFEDAGVYSCVAMNRQRLLNETVDVTINVSNFTINKSHAHEAFNTAFTTLAACVASTVLVLLYLYLTPCPCKCKPKRRKNMLNQSNVHASILTPCPDSEAATDERKAGAGKRVVFLEPLKDTAAGQNGKVRLFPSETVIAEGILKSTRVKSDSDSVNSVFSDTPFVAST